The window TGGGCTTATATGAGTTATATCTAAAGAACCCTAAAATTTGcaataatttcataaaatttaatttatgaacaccataaaattataaataaatttttttttaatatgctggcattaaatagagtccaaagactaaaattaatttttaatcttgtataagacattttttaaAAACTTCATCTCATTTAGgaattaaaatctagttttctattaATTTAACATGTTCTTGTATGAATGAACAGCTTTAGACCTAATAAAGAATGTTCAAGTGCAAGCAATCATTGGGCCTGCATCGTCAATGCAGGCCGAATTACTAATCATCCTTGGAGAGAAAGCCCAAGTTCCCATAATCTCCTACTCAGCAACAATCCCATCTCTTACTTCAATCAGAAGTTCATATTTCATCAGAGCTGCACAAAATGATTCATCCCAAGTGAAAGCCATTAGTGCTATCATCCACGCCTTTGGCTGGAGAGAAGTAGTGCCCATCTATGTTGACGACGAGTTTGGGGAAGGAGTCATACCTTACCTCTCTGATGCCTTGCAAGAAGTTGATGCTCGAATTGCCTACCGGAGTGTCATTCCTCCGGCGGCCACTGATGACCAAATTGTTGTTGAGCTTGAAAAGTTGATGGCAATGCAAACAAGGGTCTTCGTTGTGCACATGTTACCATCTCTTGGTTTGCGAATTTTCGAAAAGGCGAAAGAGATTGGCATGATGGAGGCAGGGTATGCTTGGATAATGACTGATGGGATGACCAACATGTTCAGTTCCATAAATTCATCTGGCATAGAAAATATGCAAGGGGTTTTGGGGATAAAAACTTATTACCCAAATTCAAAAGCTCTCGAGTATTTTCGAGCTAGATGGAAGAGGGAATTCCAACAAGACAATCCAACTGTCCAGGATGCTAAACTGGATGTGTTCGGATTGTGGGCGCATGATGCTGCTTGGGCACTGGCCATGGCTGTGGAGAAAGTTGGGGCTAAAAACTTTAACTTCGAAAAGACGAATACTTCTGGAAAATCTAGTACTACTGATCTAGAAAGATTTGGGGTCTCACAAAATGGTCCTCAACTTGTCCAAGAACTATCAGGTACAAATTTTGAAGGCCTTTCGGGagatttcaatctttccaacGGGCAATTACAATCATCAACTTTTGAGATTGTTAATGTGATTGGAAGTGGGGAAAAATTGATTGGATTTTGGACACCCAAAAATGGCCTTGCAAGAAACTTAAATTTGACAAGCACAAGCAAATATTCTATTTCCAATGCTAGTCTTAGATCTATTATATGGCCGGGAGACACCACCTCCGCTCCTAAGGGTTGGGAGATTCCTACACTTGGCAAGAAGCTGCAAATTCTAGTCCCGGTCAAGGAAGGGTTTTCGGAATTTGTAAATGTCACACATGACCCTATAACCAAGGTGGTCAAGGGTGGATATTGCATAGACGTCTTCGAAGCTGTAATTAACGCACTACCCTACGCTGTCCCTTACGATCTTATTCCCTATGCAAGGCCTAATGGTTCGAGCGCTGGCAGTTACAATGACTTGGTCGATCAGGTGTATCTCAAGGTAGGAGTCTTTTTTCCCTAATCTGACAAACTTATCTAATTTGCAACTGACGTggtaacattttttttcttgatagaAATATGATGCGGCAGTAGGGGATATCACTATTAGAGCAAACAGATCCTTATATGTGGACTTCACGTTGCCGTACACAGAATCTGTTGTGTCCATGATTGTGCCtatcaaaaacaacaaaagcaagaATGCTTGGGTGTTCTTGAAGCCTTTGACATGGGACCTTTGGGTAACGAGCGGTTGTTTTTTCATATTCATTGGTTTCGTTGTTTGGGTTCTTGAACATCGGATCAACGACGCCTTTCGGGGGCCTCCACATTACCAAATCGGGACTAGTTTTTGGTTCTCGTTCTCAACCATGGTTTTTTCACCCAGTAAGTTTGTTCGTGTTAATTTACTCTCCACAGAAACTATGCAAATTTCATGCTTTCCATTGTAAATTATGCCTCAAACTTATGACATCCATGACTCATTATTCTCCATTTCTTTCATCTTTTGAAATTGTCGTTACAGGGGAGCGAGTAGTGAGCAACTTGGCTCGATGTGTGGTGATAATATGGTGCTTTTTGGTCCTCATTCTGACTCAAAGTTATACTGCAAGTTTGGCATCGCTGTTAACAGTTCAACATCTCCAACCAACTGTTACGGATGTTAATTTGCTCCTCAAGAATGGGCACAATGTTGCCTACCAATCAGATTCTTTTGTTCTTGGAATTCTGAAACAACTACGATTTCCAGATGAAAAAATTAAGACTTTTCGTTCCCCAGAAGAGTTGAATGAACTTTTTCAAAACGGGAATAAAAAGGATGGTATCTCGGCGGCATTCGATGAGAACCCCTACATGAAGCTATTTATTGCAAAGTATTGCTCGAAATACACCATGGTTGAGCCGACATTTAAAGCCGATGGTTTTGGCTTTGTACGTTTACCTGCTTTCTCTCCTTCGTCTCTATCATGTTCGAATACATGTTTTCTCATGTCATGTGGGATTATTCGGTGTTCTTTCTGTTGAGGGTGTGAATTTTGCATCGGAGAATTTAGTGGTTACATAATATCGTTTAAATTATCATTGGCGTATATTTAACTCCTAGAATATCTTCCGAATACAATCTTTTGACGTTTTCATTTGTGACTTGTAGGTCTTCCCAAAAGGTTCATCTCTTGCTCGTGACGTTTCGACGGCAATCCTAAACGTGAACGAGGGAGACAGAATGAAAAAGATTGAGAAGAAATGGTTCGACAAAGAATCAAGTTGTCAAGACCCTAACAGCCTGGTCCCTTTCAACAGTCTCGGCCTTGAGAGCTTTCGGGGCCTCTTTCTCATAGCCGGTCTTGCTTCAGTATTAGCTCTCCTCATATATGCTGCCAT of the Pyrus communis chromosome 1, drPyrComm1.1, whole genome shotgun sequence genome contains:
- the LOC137712170 gene encoding glutamate receptor 2.8-like — translated: MAKKASCSSSLFALFFLFLFSKTTFLAMAQNNTTIPVHVGLVLDFDALHGKMGLSCIEVALSDFYASKPNYKTRLVLEKRSSSSDGVVTASAALDLIKNVQVQAIIGPASSMQAELLIILGEKAQVPIISYSATIPSLTSIRSSYFIRAAQNDSSQVKAISAIIHAFGWREVVPIYVDDEFGEGVIPYLSDALQEVDARIAYRSVIPPAATDDQIVVELEKLMAMQTRVFVVHMLPSLGLRIFEKAKEIGMMEAGYAWIMTDGMTNMFSSINSSGIENMQGVLGIKTYYPNSKALEYFRARWKREFQQDNPTVQDAKLDVFGLWAHDAAWALAMAVEKVGAKNFNFEKTNTSGKSSTTDLERFGVSQNGPQLVQELSGTNFEGLSGDFNLSNGQLQSSTFEIVNVIGSGEKLIGFWTPKNGLARNLNLTSTSKYSISNASLRSIIWPGDTTSAPKGWEIPTLGKKLQILVPVKEGFSEFVNVTHDPITKVVKGGYCIDVFEAVINALPYAVPYDLIPYARPNGSSAGSYNDLVDQVYLKKYDAAVGDITIRANRSLYVDFTLPYTESVVSMIVPIKNNKSKNAWVFLKPLTWDLWVTSGCFFIFIGFVVWVLEHRINDAFRGPPHYQIGTSFWFSFSTMVFSPRERVVSNLARCVVIIWCFLVLILTQSYTASLASLLTVQHLQPTVTDVNLLLKNGHNVAYQSDSFVLGILKQLRFPDEKIKTFRSPEELNELFQNGNKKDGISAAFDENPYMKLFIAKYCSKYTMVEPTFKADGFGFVFPKGSSLARDVSTAILNVNEGDRMKKIEKKWFDKESSCQDPNSLVPFNSLGLESFRGLFLIAGLASVLALLIYAAMFLYEHKEILLRLDPEASLWRKFCVVFRIYDKKDLKSFTFKKGELELNTISPPSPSVYSNDSESRMVFDEQMRTPSTEHGGFSPSDGLPK